The sequence CCTTTTTGGGGGAGAACGTTATTTCTAGAGCATCATTCTCATAAATAGGATCATTGAAGCCGATTGTTTCGCCGTTTCTTAACAATTGATAGGATGATGTCCCTGCCTGTGGCAGCGTATATTCGATATATTTGAAGACATCGCTGAACACGGCCTGCTTATAAGCAGCCTCAGAAAACGTAATCACATCACCGGGTTTAATGATTGTTGTGTGATCACTCGTTTGACCATTCAACAGGATCGTAAACGAACTGCTATGTAAATCAACCGGAACGCCGTTAAATGTCACGGATACAATCGTTCTATGAGACTTACCTATTATTTGGATGACCTCCTCCACTGAAGGGAGTTTTGGCTGAATGATCCGTATCGCATCACCGTCTTTTAATTGATAGCTTGGTAGGATGGGTTTATTTCCTAGCATGAACCTTGGTGTGAATTCTTTCATCCGAATACGTTGATTGTTAATGAAAAGTTCGAAAGGTTGTTCTGTTTCAATCGCTTCATTTGTCAAAATGGCTTGCAAGTTAGTTTGGAAAGTAAATGAAATCTCATCGCGGTCTACTACGGCATGATCAGATGTTGCTAGAAGGCCGTTTACGATAATTTCTGGTTTGATTGCTACTGGCTTTTCATTAATTGTAATATGGATAGGCTGTATGTCGCCAATCAAGTCTTTAATCGTCGCTGTTGCGTTTCTTCCGTCAATGCTTGGTTCCAGAGAGATTATGTCGCCATTTTTAATGAAGTCTTTTGTGCTGGCAATCTTGCCGTTTAGTAATATGACGGAAGAGTGTCCATGTTCTCCCGGAATAATTACTCGATCTCCGTTTAAAGTAATGGACATCCCAAGTCCAGGTTTTCCATATAGTTGTTTTGCTTTTATGTTTGTCGCGAGTAACGCGTCCCCAACGGTCATTTCTTTTAGCTCAAACAGCCGGATAGTCTTATCATTCACCATAACGGTCATATAATGAATAGGTGCCCGTCTAGCTGCGATAGCGATTCCGATTGGGGTAACGAGAGCAGGAGAAGACACGATCTCTTCTGACAAGGTGACGTTGGATAGCGCCTCCAATCCTCGTATGCCAACACGGTTTTCAGGTAATTCCAACCTTGCGCTAATTTCTTTCGTCAGTCCCGGAGTCAGACTACCTCCCCCGACAACCATGACAGCTTGTGGTGATCTGCCATTGTTCAGCTTTCTTATTTCTTGTGAAATACTAGTAGCTAGCTTGTCAATGGCCGGTTGAATAAAGGAAATAACTTCGTCAGATGGGATGGTCTGTTCGAAACCAAGAATATCAACTATTTGAATGGAATCTTCACTTGATAACGACCGTTTTGCTAGTTCTGCAATCGGGAAGTCGAGCAAATAATGATTGCTAAGTGCCTCAGTCACTTCATCTCCTGCAACAGGCACCATACCATAGGCAATGACTGTATTATTGTCCGTAATTGCAATGTCTGAAGTGCCTGCTCCAATATCTACGAGTGCAACATTCAACCTACGCATGGAAGGAGGAATTAGGACATTGATGGCGGCTATTGGTTCAAGTGTCAGTGCTTCCATCTCAAGATCGGCTCGTTTCAGCGCGGACAGCAACGATTCCACGACGACTCTCGGGAGGAAAGTAGCAATGACGCTCGCCGTAGCTGAACGCCCGGACTGATCGATAAGGCTGCCAATATCATCGCCATCCAATTTGTAATGGAGAACAGAGTAACCGACACAGTAATAATAATCATCTGTTGTTGCAGATGACGATAACAGACTTTGCTGGGCCTGTTGGACGGCGGCCAATTCAAGTCGATTAATATCTTCGGTCGAAAATAGGGATTTCTCTGAAATATCGATTGTCATAGAACCTTCAGTTGTTTTCAAAGCTCTTCCTGCAGCAGCCACACTGACACGATTTAATGGTC is a genomic window of Sporosarcina oncorhynchi containing:
- a CDS encoding cell division protein FtsA — its product is MSNHLFALDIGTRSVVGIILKENNEVYHVEDLVTIEHKERSMIDGQIHNILSVANVISEIKSTLEERHGPLNRVSVAAAGRALKTTEGSMTIDISEKSLFSTEDINRLELAAVQQAQQSLLSSSATTDDYYYCVGYSVLHYKLDGDDIGSLIDQSGRSATASVIATFLPRVVVESLLSALKRADLEMEALTLEPIAAINVLIPPSMRRLNVALVDIGAGTSDIAITDNNTVIAYGMVPVAGDEVTEALSNHYLLDFPIAELAKRSLSSEDSIQIVDILGFEQTIPSDEVISFIQPAIDKLATSISQEIRKLNNGRSPQAVMVVGGGSLTPGLTKEISARLELPENRVGIRGLEALSNVTLSEEIVSSPALVTPIGIAIAARRAPIHYMTVMVNDKTIRLFELKEMTVGDALLATNIKAKQLYGKPGLGMSITLNGDRVIIPGEHGHSSVILLNGKIASTKDFIKNGDIISLEPSIDGRNATATIKDLIGDIQPIHITINEKPVAIKPEIIVNGLLATSDHAVVDRDEISFTFQTNLQAILTNEAIETEQPFELFINNQRIRMKEFTPRFMLGNKPILPSYQLKDGDAIRIIQPKLPSVEEVIQIIGKSHRTIVSVTFNGVPVDLHSSSFTILLNGQTSDHTTIIKPGDVITFSEAAYKQAVFSDVFKYIEYTLPQAGTSSYQLLRNGETIGFNDPIYENDALEITFSPKKVDS